One Cottoperca gobio chromosome 23, fCotGob3.1, whole genome shotgun sequence genomic region harbors:
- the kdm5a gene encoding lysine-specific demethylase 5A isoform X2 has product MSAFAEFVPPPECPVFEPSWEDFSDPLGFINKIRPIAEKTGICKIRPPEDWQPPFACDVRNFRFTPRVQRLNELEALTRVKLNFLDQIAKFWELQGSKTRFPHVERKVLDLYQLSKIVSAEGGFETVCKEKRWSKVSSRMGFPAGKGTGSLLRSHYERILYPYELFQSGATLTGIQRLYDEGDDGEEVDEGVGEESVEEDEQDEEEEKDGEGDAMQTKERLLPERRSRRLKSERENKEPKGLKIFSASPKMVGLGIVSADDGFNKKQRHLKAQAFAIKMRPRKETLEVNFIDLYLCLMCGRGDEEDRLLLCDGCDDSYHTFCLIPPLQDVPKGDWRCPKCVAEECSKPREAFGFEQAVREYSLQSFGEMADHFKSDYFNMPVHMVPTELVEKEFWRLVSSIEEDVIVEYGADISSKDVGSGFPVRDGKRRLLGDEEEYANSGWNLNNMPVLEQSVLTHINVDISGMKVPWLYVGMCFSSFCWHIEDHWSYSINFLHWGEPKTWYGVPASAAEKLEAVMKKLAPELFDSQPDLLHQLVTIMNPNVLMEHGVPVYRTNQCAGEFVVTFPRAYHSGFNQGYNFAEAVNFCTADWLPMGRQSVAHYRRLHRYCVFSHEELLCKMAADPESLDVELAAAVFKEMGEMMEEETKLRQAVQEKGVLSSEQEVFELLPDDERQCYKCKTTCFLSALTCSCSPDRLVCLSHAADLCDCPLGNKCLRYRYDLEEFPSMLYGVKTRAQSYDTWAKRVTEALAADQKNKKDLIELKVLLEDAEDRKYPEKALFRRLREMVKEAETCSSVAQLLLSRKQRHSSRLRSESSRNRTKLTVDELKAFVDQLYRLPCIISQARQVKELLENVEDFHERAQVALSDEMPDSSKLQALLDLGSGLDVELPELPRLKQELQQARWLDEVRVTLADPHRVTLELMKRLIDSGVGLAPHHAVEKAMAELQEILTVSERWEDKARACLQARPRHSMVTLESIVLEARNIPAYLPNILALREALQKAKEWTSKVEAIQSGTSYAYLEQLESLLARGRSIPVRLDPLAQVESQVAAARAWRERTARTFLKKNSTYTLLQVLSPRVDIGVYGNSKSKRKRVKELMEKERGGFDPDALSDLEESLEEVRDPSTVVAAFKAKEHKEVESIHSLRAANLAKMAMADRIEEVKFCLCRKTASGFMLQCELCKDWFHGACVPLPKTGSQKKAGVGWQSNSKDSKFLCPLCQRSRRPRLETILSLLVSLQKLPVRLPEGEALQCLTERAMSWQDRARQSLATAELSSALAKLSVLSQRMVEQAAREKTEKIINAELQKAAANPDLQGHIQTFQQSGFSRAASPRQSVDYDDEETDSDEDIRETYGYDMKDPGEVKPYLFCDEEIPVKSEEVVSHMWPAVTPSFCAEHAYSSASKSCVQNMGTPRKQPRKTPLVPRSLEPPVLELSSQAKTQLEELMMLGDLLEVSLDETQHIWRILQATHPPSEERFLQVMEPDDSLMEKPLKLKLKDSEKKRKRKLERAEHHHMLMAAAAAGGASAMVEIRPAKSKELKRVGLELGLGGKPKKKKLKLNLDKNREMKQLAKRIAKEEKERKRKEKAAAKAEAMREGLEKRKEKKILDIPSKYDWSGAEDSNDENAVCASKSCQRPCKDKVDWVQCDGGCDEWFHQVCVGVTCEMAESEDYICVDCTLKATGGDGVMTVEEVSEENVVVLSTSMCSVQSLPPSSVVASWSHTSSASHLNPAASHQQQQQEPQQGS; this is encoded by the exons GGCATCCAGCGTCTGTACGATGAAGGAGATGATGGGGAAGAGGTGGACGAGGGAGTTGGTGAGGAGTCGGTGGAGGAAGATGAgcaagatgaggaggaggagaaagatggGGAGGGTGATGCAATGCAGACCAAAGAGCGGCTTCTGCCTGAGAGACGCTCCAGGCGCCTTAAGTCTGAG AGGGAAAACAAGGAGCCAAAAGGCCTAAAGATCTTCAGTGCAAGTCCCAAGATGGTCGGCTTGGGGATTGTATCAGCTG ATGACGGATTCAACAAAAAGCAGCGTCACCTCAAAGCTCAGGCCTTTGCCATTAAAATGAGACCACGCAAGGAGACTCTGGAGGTCaacttt ATCGACCTCTACCTCTGCCTGATGTGTGGACGGGGCGATGAGGAGGACCGGCTCCTGCTGTGTGACGGTTGTGACGACAGCTACCACACCTTCTGCCTCATCCCACCTCTGCAAGATGTACCCAAGGGGGACTGGCGCTGCCCCAAGTGTGTTGCTGAG GAGTGCAGTAAGCCCAGGGAGGCATTTGGCTTCGAGCAGGCAGTGAGGGAATACAGTCTCCAGAGCTTCGGAGAAATGGCTGACCACTTCAAGTCTGACTATTTCAACATGCCTGTTCAT ATGGTCCCCACAGAGTTGGTGGAGAAAGAGTTCTGGCGCCTGGTCAGTAGCATTGAGGAGGATGTCATCGTGGAGTACGGAGCTGACATCAGCTCCAAGGACGTGGGCAGCGGGTTTCCTGTCAGGGACGGTAAAAGGCGGCTTCTGGGAGATGAGGAG GAGTATGCCAACTCAGGCTGGAATCTGAATAACATGCCAGTGCTGGAGCAGTCGGTGCTCACCCACATCAATGTGGACATCTCGGGTATGAAGGTGCCCTGGCTCTACGTGGGCATGTGTTTCTCCTCATTCTGCTGGCACATCGAGGACCACTGGAGTTACTCCATCAACTTCCTGCACTG GGGCGAGCCGAAGACTTGGTACGGAGTGCCGGCCTCTGCAGCAGAGAAGCTGGAGGCTGTAATGAAAAAGTTGGCTCCAGAGCTTTTTGATTCCCAGCCTGACCTCCTCCATCAACTGGTCACCATCATGAATCCCAACGTTCTCATGGAGCACGGTGTCCCT GTGTACAGGACCAATCAGTGTGCAGGGGAGTTTGTGGTGACCTTCCCCAGAGCCTATCACAGCGGCTTCAACCAGGGCTACAACTTTGCAGAGGCTGTTAACTTCTGCACCGCTGACTGG TTACCTATGGGTCGTCAATCTGTAGCCCACTACCGACGCCTCCATCGCTACTGCGTCTTCTCCCACGAGGAGCTGCTGTGCAAGATGGCTGCTGATCCCGAGAGTCTTGACGTGGAGCTGGCTGCTGCTGTCTTCAAGGAAATGGGAGaaatgatggaggaggagacaaAACTCAGACAGGCTGTTCAGGAAAAa GGGGTGTTGTCCTCAGAGCAGGAGGTTTTTGAGCTTCTGCCTGACGATGAGCGCCAGTGTTACAAGTGCAAGACGACCTGTTTCCTGTCTGCACTGACCTGCTCCTGCAGCCCTGACCGACTGGTCTGTCTCAGCCACGCAGCCGATCTCTGTGACTGTCCACTCGGCAACAAGTGTCTTCG GTATCGCTATGATCTAGAGGAGTTTCCATCCATGCTGTATGGAGTCAAGACACGCGCTCAGTCTTATGACACCTGGGCAAAGAGGGTCACAGAGGCCTTGGCCGCCGACCAGAAAAACAAGAAAG ATCTTATTGAGCTCAAGGTTTTGCTGGAGGATGCAGAGGACAGGAAGTATCCCGAGAAAGCTTTGTTCCGTCGCCTGAGGGAGATGGTCAAAGAGGCAGAGACGTGCTCCTCCGTTGCTCAGCTGCTGCTCAGTCGCAAACAAAGGCACAG tagCCGTCTGCGTTCTGAGAGCAGTCGTAACCGCACCAAACTGACGGTGGATGAGCTCAAGGCTTTCGTGGATCAGCTCTATAGGCTGCCATGCATCATCAGCCAGGCCCGACAAGTCAAA GAGTTACTGGAGAATGTGGAGGACTTCCACGAGCGGGCCCAGGTGGCACTGTCAGACGAGATGCCTGATTCCTCCAAGCTGCAGGCACTATTAGACCTGGGCAGTGGCCTGGATGTAGAGCTTCCAGAACTGCCCCGTCTCAAACAGGAGCTCCAGCAGGCCCGCTGGCTTGATGAG GTGCGCGTCACCCTCGCGGACCCTCACCGTGTCACCCTGGAGCTGATGAAAAGGTTGATAGACTCTGGGGTGGGCCTGGCTCCCCACCACGCTGTGGAGAAGGCGATGGCCGAGCTGCAAGAGATCCTCACCGTCTCCGAGAGATGGGAGGACAAGGCCCGTGCCTGCCTCCAGGCCAG GCCTCGACACAGCATGGTAACCTTGGAGAGCATTGTGCTGGAAGCTCGGAACATCCCAGCGTACCTGCCTAACATATTAGCCCTCCGAGAGGCCCTACAGAAGGCCAAGGAGTGGACATCAAAGGTAGAAGCCATTCAG AGCGGCACTAGCTATGCTTACCTGGAGCAGCTGGAGAGCCTGCTGGCCAGGGGTCGCTCCATCCCTGTCCGGCTTGACCCACTGGCTCAGGTGGAGTCTCAGGTGGCCGCAGCTCGAGCCTGGAGGGAGAGGACCGCTCGCACCTTCCTCAAGAAAAACTCCACGTACACACTGCTGCAG GTCCTCAGTCCTCGTGTGGACATCGGGGTCTATGGCAACAGCAAGAGCAAGAGGAAACGCGTCAAGGAGCTcatggagaaggagagggggggctTCGACCCCGACGCCCTGAGCGACCTGGAGGAGAGCCTCGAAGAGGTGCGAGACCCTTCCACCGTTGTAGCAGCATTCAAAGCCAAGGAGCATAAAGAAGTGGAGTCCATCCACTCACTCCGTGCTGCCAATTTAGCCAAGATGGCCATGGCCGACCGCATCGAGGAGGTCAAGTTCTGCCTGTGTCGAAAGACTGCCAGCGGTTTCATGTTGCAGTGCGAGCTCTGTAAGGACTGGTTCCACGGAGCGTGCGTGCCTCTGCCCAAGACTGGATCTCAGAAGAAGGCGGGTGTGGGTTGGCAGAGCAACAGTAAAGACTCCAAATTCCTGTGTCCACTGTGTCAGCGGTCGAGGAGGCCGAGATTGGAGACCATCCTGTCGCTGTTGGTGTCGCTACAGAAGCTGCCGGTGCGCCTTCCAGAAGGAGAAGCCCTGCAGTGTTTAACAGAGAGGGCAATGAGCTGGCAG GATCGAGCGCGTCAATCTCTGGCCACGGCGGAGCTGTCCTCAGCCCTGGCAAAGCTGTCTGTGCTGAGCCAGCGCATGGTGGAGCAGGCTGCGAGGGAGAAAACGGAAAAGATCATCAATGCCGAGCTGCAGAAAGCTGCTGCCAACCCGGACCTGCAG GGCCACATCCAGACTTTTCAGCAGTCAGGTTTCAGCAGAGCCGCATCACCTCGGCAGTCCGTGGACTACGACGATGAGGAAACAGACTCAGACGAGGACATCAGGGAGACTTACGGTTATGACATGAAG GACCCGGGCGAGGTGAAGCCCTACCTGTTCTGTGATGAGGAGATTCCTGTGAAGTCTGAAGAGGTGGTCAGTCACATGTGGCCGGCTGTCACGCCATCCTTCTGTGCGGAACACGCCTACTCCTCAGCCTCCAAGTCCTGTGTGCAAA ACATGGGCACGCCCAGAAAGCAGCCCAGGAAGACCCCTCTGGTCCCTCGCAGCCTGGAGCCGCCAGTGCTCGAGCTGTCCTCGCAGGCTAAGAcccagctggaggagctgaTGATGCTGGGAGACTTGCTGGAGGTCTCCCTGGATGAGACCCAGCACATCTGGAGGATCCTGCAGGCCACGCACCCCCCTTCTGAGGAGAGATTCCTGCAGGTCATGGAG CCCGACGACTCTCTGATGGAGAAGCCTCTGAAGCTCAAGCTTAAAGattcagagaagaagaggaaacgGAAGCTAGAAAGAGCCGAGCATCACCACATGCTGAtggctgccgccgccgccgggGGGGCTTCAGCAATGGTCGAAATCCGACCGGCCAAGTCCAAAGAGCTGAAAAGGGTGGGTCTGGAACTGGGTCTTGGGGGCAAacccaagaaaaaaaaactcaagCTCAACCTCGACAAGAACCGGGAGATGAAGCAGCTGGCCAAACGGATAGccaaggaggagaaggagaggaagaggaaggagaaggcaGCGGCCAAGGCAGAGGCCATGAGGGAAGGgctggagaagaggaaggagaagaagattcTCGACATTCCCTCAAAGTACGACTGGTCCGGGGCTGAGGACTCCAACGACGAGAACGCTGTGTGCGCATCCAAGAGCTGCCAGAGACCCTGTAAAGATAAG GTGGACTGGGTGCAGTGCGACGGCGGCTGCGACGAGTGGTTCCACCAGGTGTGCGTGGGCGTTACGTGCGAAATGGCCGAGAGCGAAGACTACATCTGCGTGGATTGCACCCTTAAGGCCACCGGCGGAGACGGAGTGATGACTGTGGAGGAGGTGTCGGAGGAGAACGTCGTAGTGCTATCGACGTCGATGTGCAGCGTGCAGAGTCTGCCGCCATCATCGGTCGTGGCCTCGTGGTCTCACACGTCTTCCGCGTCGCATCTAAACccagcagcttcacatcagcagcagcaacaagagCCTCAGCAGGGCAGTTAG
- the kdm5a gene encoding lysine-specific demethylase 5A isoform X1: MSAFAEFVPPPECPVFEPSWEDFSDPLGFINKIRPIAEKTGICKIRPPEDWQPPFACDVRNFRFTPRVQRLNELEALTRVKLNFLDQIAKFWELQGSKTRFPHVERKVLDLYQLSKIVSAEGGFETVCKEKRWSKVSSRMGFPAGKGTGSLLRSHYERILYPYELFQSGATLTGIQRLYDEGDDGEEVDEGVGEESVEEDEQDEEEEKDGEGDAMQTKERLLPERRSRRLKSERENKEPKGLKIFSASPKMVGLGIVSADDGFNKKQRHLKAQAFAIKMRPRKETLEVNFIPQIDLYLCLMCGRGDEEDRLLLCDGCDDSYHTFCLIPPLQDVPKGDWRCPKCVAEECSKPREAFGFEQAVREYSLQSFGEMADHFKSDYFNMPVHMVPTELVEKEFWRLVSSIEEDVIVEYGADISSKDVGSGFPVRDGKRRLLGDEEEYANSGWNLNNMPVLEQSVLTHINVDISGMKVPWLYVGMCFSSFCWHIEDHWSYSINFLHWGEPKTWYGVPASAAEKLEAVMKKLAPELFDSQPDLLHQLVTIMNPNVLMEHGVPVYRTNQCAGEFVVTFPRAYHSGFNQGYNFAEAVNFCTADWLPMGRQSVAHYRRLHRYCVFSHEELLCKMAADPESLDVELAAAVFKEMGEMMEEETKLRQAVQEKGVLSSEQEVFELLPDDERQCYKCKTTCFLSALTCSCSPDRLVCLSHAADLCDCPLGNKCLRYRYDLEEFPSMLYGVKTRAQSYDTWAKRVTEALAADQKNKKDLIELKVLLEDAEDRKYPEKALFRRLREMVKEAETCSSVAQLLLSRKQRHSSRLRSESSRNRTKLTVDELKAFVDQLYRLPCIISQARQVKELLENVEDFHERAQVALSDEMPDSSKLQALLDLGSGLDVELPELPRLKQELQQARWLDEVRVTLADPHRVTLELMKRLIDSGVGLAPHHAVEKAMAELQEILTVSERWEDKARACLQARPRHSMVTLESIVLEARNIPAYLPNILALREALQKAKEWTSKVEAIQSGTSYAYLEQLESLLARGRSIPVRLDPLAQVESQVAAARAWRERTARTFLKKNSTYTLLQVLSPRVDIGVYGNSKSKRKRVKELMEKERGGFDPDALSDLEESLEEVRDPSTVVAAFKAKEHKEVESIHSLRAANLAKMAMADRIEEVKFCLCRKTASGFMLQCELCKDWFHGACVPLPKTGSQKKAGVGWQSNSKDSKFLCPLCQRSRRPRLETILSLLVSLQKLPVRLPEGEALQCLTERAMSWQDRARQSLATAELSSALAKLSVLSQRMVEQAAREKTEKIINAELQKAAANPDLQGHIQTFQQSGFSRAASPRQSVDYDDEETDSDEDIRETYGYDMKDPGEVKPYLFCDEEIPVKSEEVVSHMWPAVTPSFCAEHAYSSASKSCVQNMGTPRKQPRKTPLVPRSLEPPVLELSSQAKTQLEELMMLGDLLEVSLDETQHIWRILQATHPPSEERFLQVMEPDDSLMEKPLKLKLKDSEKKRKRKLERAEHHHMLMAAAAAGGASAMVEIRPAKSKELKRVGLELGLGGKPKKKKLKLNLDKNREMKQLAKRIAKEEKERKRKEKAAAKAEAMREGLEKRKEKKILDIPSKYDWSGAEDSNDENAVCASKSCQRPCKDKVDWVQCDGGCDEWFHQVCVGVTCEMAESEDYICVDCTLKATGGDGVMTVEEVSEENVVVLSTSMCSVQSLPPSSVVASWSHTSSASHLNPAASHQQQQQEPQQGS; the protein is encoded by the exons GGCATCCAGCGTCTGTACGATGAAGGAGATGATGGGGAAGAGGTGGACGAGGGAGTTGGTGAGGAGTCGGTGGAGGAAGATGAgcaagatgaggaggaggagaaagatggGGAGGGTGATGCAATGCAGACCAAAGAGCGGCTTCTGCCTGAGAGACGCTCCAGGCGCCTTAAGTCTGAG AGGGAAAACAAGGAGCCAAAAGGCCTAAAGATCTTCAGTGCAAGTCCCAAGATGGTCGGCTTGGGGATTGTATCAGCTG ATGACGGATTCAACAAAAAGCAGCGTCACCTCAAAGCTCAGGCCTTTGCCATTAAAATGAGACCACGCAAGGAGACTCTGGAGGTCaacttt ATCCCCCAGATCGACCTCTACCTCTGCCTGATGTGTGGACGGGGCGATGAGGAGGACCGGCTCCTGCTGTGTGACGGTTGTGACGACAGCTACCACACCTTCTGCCTCATCCCACCTCTGCAAGATGTACCCAAGGGGGACTGGCGCTGCCCCAAGTGTGTTGCTGAG GAGTGCAGTAAGCCCAGGGAGGCATTTGGCTTCGAGCAGGCAGTGAGGGAATACAGTCTCCAGAGCTTCGGAGAAATGGCTGACCACTTCAAGTCTGACTATTTCAACATGCCTGTTCAT ATGGTCCCCACAGAGTTGGTGGAGAAAGAGTTCTGGCGCCTGGTCAGTAGCATTGAGGAGGATGTCATCGTGGAGTACGGAGCTGACATCAGCTCCAAGGACGTGGGCAGCGGGTTTCCTGTCAGGGACGGTAAAAGGCGGCTTCTGGGAGATGAGGAG GAGTATGCCAACTCAGGCTGGAATCTGAATAACATGCCAGTGCTGGAGCAGTCGGTGCTCACCCACATCAATGTGGACATCTCGGGTATGAAGGTGCCCTGGCTCTACGTGGGCATGTGTTTCTCCTCATTCTGCTGGCACATCGAGGACCACTGGAGTTACTCCATCAACTTCCTGCACTG GGGCGAGCCGAAGACTTGGTACGGAGTGCCGGCCTCTGCAGCAGAGAAGCTGGAGGCTGTAATGAAAAAGTTGGCTCCAGAGCTTTTTGATTCCCAGCCTGACCTCCTCCATCAACTGGTCACCATCATGAATCCCAACGTTCTCATGGAGCACGGTGTCCCT GTGTACAGGACCAATCAGTGTGCAGGGGAGTTTGTGGTGACCTTCCCCAGAGCCTATCACAGCGGCTTCAACCAGGGCTACAACTTTGCAGAGGCTGTTAACTTCTGCACCGCTGACTGG TTACCTATGGGTCGTCAATCTGTAGCCCACTACCGACGCCTCCATCGCTACTGCGTCTTCTCCCACGAGGAGCTGCTGTGCAAGATGGCTGCTGATCCCGAGAGTCTTGACGTGGAGCTGGCTGCTGCTGTCTTCAAGGAAATGGGAGaaatgatggaggaggagacaaAACTCAGACAGGCTGTTCAGGAAAAa GGGGTGTTGTCCTCAGAGCAGGAGGTTTTTGAGCTTCTGCCTGACGATGAGCGCCAGTGTTACAAGTGCAAGACGACCTGTTTCCTGTCTGCACTGACCTGCTCCTGCAGCCCTGACCGACTGGTCTGTCTCAGCCACGCAGCCGATCTCTGTGACTGTCCACTCGGCAACAAGTGTCTTCG GTATCGCTATGATCTAGAGGAGTTTCCATCCATGCTGTATGGAGTCAAGACACGCGCTCAGTCTTATGACACCTGGGCAAAGAGGGTCACAGAGGCCTTGGCCGCCGACCAGAAAAACAAGAAAG ATCTTATTGAGCTCAAGGTTTTGCTGGAGGATGCAGAGGACAGGAAGTATCCCGAGAAAGCTTTGTTCCGTCGCCTGAGGGAGATGGTCAAAGAGGCAGAGACGTGCTCCTCCGTTGCTCAGCTGCTGCTCAGTCGCAAACAAAGGCACAG tagCCGTCTGCGTTCTGAGAGCAGTCGTAACCGCACCAAACTGACGGTGGATGAGCTCAAGGCTTTCGTGGATCAGCTCTATAGGCTGCCATGCATCATCAGCCAGGCCCGACAAGTCAAA GAGTTACTGGAGAATGTGGAGGACTTCCACGAGCGGGCCCAGGTGGCACTGTCAGACGAGATGCCTGATTCCTCCAAGCTGCAGGCACTATTAGACCTGGGCAGTGGCCTGGATGTAGAGCTTCCAGAACTGCCCCGTCTCAAACAGGAGCTCCAGCAGGCCCGCTGGCTTGATGAG GTGCGCGTCACCCTCGCGGACCCTCACCGTGTCACCCTGGAGCTGATGAAAAGGTTGATAGACTCTGGGGTGGGCCTGGCTCCCCACCACGCTGTGGAGAAGGCGATGGCCGAGCTGCAAGAGATCCTCACCGTCTCCGAGAGATGGGAGGACAAGGCCCGTGCCTGCCTCCAGGCCAG GCCTCGACACAGCATGGTAACCTTGGAGAGCATTGTGCTGGAAGCTCGGAACATCCCAGCGTACCTGCCTAACATATTAGCCCTCCGAGAGGCCCTACAGAAGGCCAAGGAGTGGACATCAAAGGTAGAAGCCATTCAG AGCGGCACTAGCTATGCTTACCTGGAGCAGCTGGAGAGCCTGCTGGCCAGGGGTCGCTCCATCCCTGTCCGGCTTGACCCACTGGCTCAGGTGGAGTCTCAGGTGGCCGCAGCTCGAGCCTGGAGGGAGAGGACCGCTCGCACCTTCCTCAAGAAAAACTCCACGTACACACTGCTGCAG GTCCTCAGTCCTCGTGTGGACATCGGGGTCTATGGCAACAGCAAGAGCAAGAGGAAACGCGTCAAGGAGCTcatggagaaggagagggggggctTCGACCCCGACGCCCTGAGCGACCTGGAGGAGAGCCTCGAAGAGGTGCGAGACCCTTCCACCGTTGTAGCAGCATTCAAAGCCAAGGAGCATAAAGAAGTGGAGTCCATCCACTCACTCCGTGCTGCCAATTTAGCCAAGATGGCCATGGCCGACCGCATCGAGGAGGTCAAGTTCTGCCTGTGTCGAAAGACTGCCAGCGGTTTCATGTTGCAGTGCGAGCTCTGTAAGGACTGGTTCCACGGAGCGTGCGTGCCTCTGCCCAAGACTGGATCTCAGAAGAAGGCGGGTGTGGGTTGGCAGAGCAACAGTAAAGACTCCAAATTCCTGTGTCCACTGTGTCAGCGGTCGAGGAGGCCGAGATTGGAGACCATCCTGTCGCTGTTGGTGTCGCTACAGAAGCTGCCGGTGCGCCTTCCAGAAGGAGAAGCCCTGCAGTGTTTAACAGAGAGGGCAATGAGCTGGCAG GATCGAGCGCGTCAATCTCTGGCCACGGCGGAGCTGTCCTCAGCCCTGGCAAAGCTGTCTGTGCTGAGCCAGCGCATGGTGGAGCAGGCTGCGAGGGAGAAAACGGAAAAGATCATCAATGCCGAGCTGCAGAAAGCTGCTGCCAACCCGGACCTGCAG GGCCACATCCAGACTTTTCAGCAGTCAGGTTTCAGCAGAGCCGCATCACCTCGGCAGTCCGTGGACTACGACGATGAGGAAACAGACTCAGACGAGGACATCAGGGAGACTTACGGTTATGACATGAAG GACCCGGGCGAGGTGAAGCCCTACCTGTTCTGTGATGAGGAGATTCCTGTGAAGTCTGAAGAGGTGGTCAGTCACATGTGGCCGGCTGTCACGCCATCCTTCTGTGCGGAACACGCCTACTCCTCAGCCTCCAAGTCCTGTGTGCAAA ACATGGGCACGCCCAGAAAGCAGCCCAGGAAGACCCCTCTGGTCCCTCGCAGCCTGGAGCCGCCAGTGCTCGAGCTGTCCTCGCAGGCTAAGAcccagctggaggagctgaTGATGCTGGGAGACTTGCTGGAGGTCTCCCTGGATGAGACCCAGCACATCTGGAGGATCCTGCAGGCCACGCACCCCCCTTCTGAGGAGAGATTCCTGCAGGTCATGGAG CCCGACGACTCTCTGATGGAGAAGCCTCTGAAGCTCAAGCTTAAAGattcagagaagaagaggaaacgGAAGCTAGAAAGAGCCGAGCATCACCACATGCTGAtggctgccgccgccgccgggGGGGCTTCAGCAATGGTCGAAATCCGACCGGCCAAGTCCAAAGAGCTGAAAAGGGTGGGTCTGGAACTGGGTCTTGGGGGCAAacccaagaaaaaaaaactcaagCTCAACCTCGACAAGAACCGGGAGATGAAGCAGCTGGCCAAACGGATAGccaaggaggagaaggagaggaagaggaaggagaaggcaGCGGCCAAGGCAGAGGCCATGAGGGAAGGgctggagaagaggaaggagaagaagattcTCGACATTCCCTCAAAGTACGACTGGTCCGGGGCTGAGGACTCCAACGACGAGAACGCTGTGTGCGCATCCAAGAGCTGCCAGAGACCCTGTAAAGATAAG GTGGACTGGGTGCAGTGCGACGGCGGCTGCGACGAGTGGTTCCACCAGGTGTGCGTGGGCGTTACGTGCGAAATGGCCGAGAGCGAAGACTACATCTGCGTGGATTGCACCCTTAAGGCCACCGGCGGAGACGGAGTGATGACTGTGGAGGAGGTGTCGGAGGAGAACGTCGTAGTGCTATCGACGTCGATGTGCAGCGTGCAGAGTCTGCCGCCATCATCGGTCGTGGCCTCGTGGTCTCACACGTCTTCCGCGTCGCATCTAAACccagcagcttcacatcagcagcagcaacaagagCCTCAGCAGGGCAGTTAG